Genomic DNA from Trypanosoma brucei brucei TREU927 chromosome 9, whole genome shotgun sequence:
CAACAACAGGTTAAGAAGAACGAATTAAGATGCGTATGTAAACGGTAGTTGCTGAGCGCGTTTGCACAGACGGAGTCGCAGCGACATGAACCGAAGTCCTGCCGTTTCCAACTACGTCATAGAGTCGGTGCGGAAGCAATTCCTCGTTCGTGttaaaagaacaacaacaaaaaaaagaaccgaGGGTATCGAAATCAACTCCAAACTTGATAATTCCAACAACATTCTGCGATCATACATACATTAACCAACTCTTGTATTGTATGGGGTGGGGGAGGGCATACCTGGCGCAGCTTATGCTCATGACGAAACTTAAAGTGAAGAGTTATTTCTTAACTTAGTGTTCGCAGTACCGGACATCACACATTGGGATATGGTGGAGCCAACAAACATAAAGTGGATTTAGTATGCTCTAAAGTGGCATATTTCTCTATCTTCGAACAATAACAACTACATGTGGTAACTTGAAATGAACGAAACttggtgaagaaataaaaagtacaTAAACGATGAAATTCTCCTTGttagcaaaagaaaaagggtgcAGAGGATTATTAGACAATTTCAAGAGTTTGCAGAACAGGGTTCAATAATTTGCTTACAATAGTTATAATTACGATTACGGTTAGTCaacgtcttttttcttttcgccatACGGTACGCACAAGCAAGCACCTCACAATGCACATCATTCACCTTTAACTCCATCCACTAACGAAACTAAGAAACATTTCTTGCTCTCATGAAATTTGAGTACCCTCATCGAGGAATGTCACCCCTCTGACGAACCTCAATGGGATAACTCTGTACGGAGGGATAATCGTATAACATCTTATGGTCCTCAAGTTTTGTCTTTCCGCTCCAGAGATCCACAGAACTAGGATCAATACCCTTCTCAGCTGCAAGCTCATTTTTCAGCTCCCACACATGCTTCATGGGGTCAACCATTTTTCGATACGCGTTGGGGTAAGGGTCATGAGCAATTCCCGACTCTGTAGTATTGTTTTGCTGTTGGTACTGCCTCTGGTTGGTGTGGGAATTATTCGATGGCATTCGGGGTTGGTGTTTATTCATTTCCAAATCAAGGGGTTTCTTACTTGTAGAGCCCGCTTGAATACCTGGTGGAATCCTTCCTGACAGCACATCCCTATACCTCTGCCGTAGTGACTGAGCGTCGAGGCAGTCAGAGAAATTCACACCCTTTTCGTACAATTCCTTTGTAATATCAGTTATTTTCATCGTATCCGCTGGACTCTCCTGGGGTTCTACCTCCACTTCAATTGTTTCCACCTCAATCTCCTCCACGCATTTCCCCTGCGTCTCATGATTCCTCGAAGCCATATCCTCAGTAGGCATTACACGCTCCGCTTCAACCTTTTCAACTGCAGGAGCGCCGCCACTCAACACCTCAACAATTTTGGGTGGCTCCACATCAAAGTCACTCCCCTCACCACGCGTTTCATCCTTTTCCGATTCCATAACTGGTGTTTCTGTAGAGCACGGAGGAGAGGCAAATGAAGCaggttttgttgctgcttccgTCCCCCATATGAGGCGAAGAAGGGCATCGGCTTCTGCTTGAATGGAACGGGCCTCGTTTTGAAGATTCGTTAAGCGAGACGTGTACGCTTTTAGGGAGGCGGAGAGGGTAGTgcattttcctttaaaagATTCGTCGTCGATATTAGCGCGTTTGAGACCTTCTTGAAGTGAACGCATTGCGGTGCGGGAGGCATCATTCATATCCGCCAAATCAAGTCCTTGTCCTTTGCATTCCTCCTTGAGAGCTCCAAGTTGCTTCGTTAGAGTGTCACGCGCTTCGCTCGCAAGGTTCAGTAATCGCAGACTACAGCAATAACTGCGGAGGGCATCGCCGCGCTTGAGCCTCCGGAATAACATTGGACCGTCTAATGTGTGGTGAAGCCACCAAATCTCAGTTGCTAGTCCACGGAAATATACCTTTCCAAGTGGAGGTAATTCTGTTTTCAGTGTCTCACAAGAAGTGGATAggcagggggaaaaaaaaggtctcACTAATGACATAAAatgttccccccccccgcattaatggaagtgaagaaggaaatacgCACGATGAATCGGATAAAGTATTGCCATAACGCACTACAAACCggagggaggagaagggtAAACCAGCATCACCTTAGGAAGGCAATTAGGTCCCCACTTTACCACTTACACTCAATTTTAACACCGTGATTATTGTCTCACGTTTTTAAATACCGACTATATTCtcaaggaagagaaaataatggaaCGGCACATGCTAATCTCGGGGAAGAGGCATCCTGAACCGGCAAATCACACATCCCCTTGCTCAGTTGAGTACTGATGTCAACACCGGCTTCTCCAATCAAGCAATCACAACATCACGCACGCCATTGAGTGCGTTGCAtcgcaaaagaaaagcatgGCGTTCCTCCTCATTGCAAATAATACGCACCGTTAACGAACACGTGGGACATTCCGCAACAACTGAGCCCTTCGCGAACTCACTTAGGGAGAGTTCAAATAGATCACCGCAAGGACATGGGTAACGCAACTTGCCGTCCTCCAGTAACATGTCGGAGAGGGCAACTTCTTCATAAGGTGCGGCGTGCATCTTCTTATTCCCACTTATCCTGCTTTGGAAACCGTTAAGGCaactttcttcttccctcctgTGTACAACTGTATGCGAATGATTGCCAggtacacacacgcaccacttttccccctttgagaaaaaagttttctttttgaaagggaggggaaatagAGAGGAGTGTAGAGGTCAAAGAAAGaagcaagcaaaaaataaaataaaataaaatggaacGGAAGCGATTAACCAACCGTCGAGAGAAACCAAGCTGCATCCAGAATATCAACTTCTTTATCGTAGTTtgcctccctttccttccctggTTTATTTACGCCTTTGTAGACCAAAATACACGGTGGGTTACGAGAAACGGGTTATCgttaaagaaacaaaattccATTAGTTCCTGTACGCCGTTTCCATCTTGATCTTAGGATCGACTTCTAGTTGCTGGGCACTATATGACCAGTTAGCCAACCAACGCTGAAACCACACCAAACTTAGCGAGGGAATCACACTCAACATTCCGTTACGCAGCCACGTATGTGAGAGTGAAGTGAAGCGACGAGCCCTCCGCGACTGACGAATATACCCCTCAATGCGGTCACGCCGCACTGTTTCGAATTGCCTAAATGCGTACTCAAACCCTGCGTCATTGCATAAAGGTACGTCAACCAGAGAGGTTGATAACAAAGCGGCGTCCTCCACACAGAGAGAGGCATCTTGTGCCAAGAAGGAAGGCAATGAGGCATGAGCTGCCTCGCCAATAAGAACAGCACGTTTGTTGTACCACCGTGGCATCACAGGTACTTCCACAAGCTCGGAAGGTATCGCCAATTCTGCACGAGAAAGTGTATTCGTTATATCACCACCAAAGGATGCGAATTCCCGCCGCAACAAACTGCGGTAAACCTCTCGTAATTCAATGGGGTCCATCTCTTTGCTCACATCAACAATTTCTGTTGGAGGGTCATACAGCGTGGCTGAGAAGGCAAAGTGTCTCCTTCCATCCCACTGAAGAGGAATGCAAGACAATACGCGCCTCTTCCCCCAAACCTCAGCGGGAGACTCACCTGTAGGCCACGGCTCGTCGCCAAGTTCCACATACCCGTCCACTTGTGTCATCCCCAGTGTTCGACAGCTCGTGCCAATGTACTCATCTGGGTAAAGTAACTTACGAACTGTACTGTGTCCACCGTCGGCTCCAACAACCACGTCACCCCACTCGGTTTGCCCATTATCAAGTACTACGTGTACGCCGCCCTTAATGCCATCATGTGGTCTCAGATCCACTACATTGGCATTGAAGCGTATTTCCTGCACGTATTTGCGTAAAATACTTCGAAGATAATCCGCACTAAACGTTGTACGTAGTGGTACACAGCCAAGATCCTGTTTTAGTTCCTCAGCTAAGCGACGTGATACGGTTGAATCGCTGTTAGCTGGTGGGGCCGTACTAAGTGGCACACAGTCCTCTTGACCAAGCGCCTGTAGTTGCACCACCCTATTTCGTACCCTCAAAAGCCATTGCAAGCGCTCGTTCTGTATACCGAAGTGGCTCTCGGAAATTGCATCACCAGTGTAGAATCCGTCATCCAACTCGAATGCTTTAAAGCAACTGAGTGCGTTAGCATAAAGTGTATAAGGTGGCTGGTACGTCGCCCGTAAAAACGGCGACTGCTCAAGCACTACACAATCGATATTGATACGGCGCAGGAAAGCTGCGAGCGATAAACCAGATAAACCTGCACCAACGATGACAACACGCATAGCCACCCTCTTCCGTCAAAACTTAGAGATGAACAGCAGTATAGTGAGGAAGAGAGGAGGTGCGTAAGCAGTGCATACATTAATTTTCATTATTGGGTAGAATCAAAAGTGCCACCACAGCTCCACAGATGACCAGAATGTGCTTAATATAACCCCTTCACATAGGGAGAATATACCTACCACAATCTCAGTTGAGGTGTCACTCTTTAAAGTAAATGGCGCAGAAGTTACCGCAGGGGGCACAAGGTTCTCAACAACCGGATGCAGATTTCTCCAGcgccctcttcctcacgtaCAGTTCATCACTCCTCCCATAATCCACCACTGTAGAAGGCACCCGCTTCACTCATTGTATGCTTATCTGGTGCCTCATCAACTTTACTGTCAGCCAGCTCCGCCTCTACCTCAGTCACTTCTACCGTCTCCGCAGGTTTTGCTTCCTCACACACGTCAACATCACTCGCTTTATCAAGACCTTCACACACTTCGTCCGCGACATTAATTGCCGTCTCACAATTATCAGCGTCACCGGAAAGTTCTGCCTGTGTGGACTCTTGCTGTGCCCCCGCCTCAGCCCTATTGCTCCCCTGCTGCACCCCGCAACACCCTTGTTGCGACTCACGCACCAAACTGCAGCTTTCCATTACCTTTCTCGCGAGCACAATTCCCGTGGCAAGTGAAGAGCGCTCGTCACTTAAAGACTCGGAAACAGGAAGGGTCAATTGTATGCCTGGGTTCCCTATCAACGCAATGGAGGCGCTGTTACCGTCCAGGCTGATCAGTTTCCATCCAAAAAGTTGACACAGCGAGCTGCTCCTTTGCATGGTTTCCTGAAGCAGGGACCTCCGTACCTCCTCCAAAAGCGAGTTAAACACGGCACTGTCCTGCGGTCTGTCAATCGAACGCACAGCCAATTCATACCGTCTCTTCCATTCCAATACTTCGCTTTTATAACTCTCTGCTGCACGGCGTAGAGACGCCACTTGTTCATCCGCCTGTAACTGCCTCGCCAATAGAGTTTTAAAGCCTTCGTCAGACGTTCTCTGTCTCTTACGCTCCGGGCCTGTTTCCGAAACACTGTGATAAAATAGTCCCTGCCCCTCTGCATGCCTTTGGTGCTCGTCACGAAGTCGCTTCAGTTCTCGACTCAACTCCGACAGTTTTTCGACGTCCCGGGCCAGCGTTTCAATTGTAGACCCGTCGCCGCCCGCACAGTTACGATTTATTTCACGGGAAAGAAGTAACTCACGCCCCTCAGCAACTACCAGGCGCTGATTGAAGCATTCTTCCTGCGTGATGAGGTACGCCCTGAGGGCTTCCGCACTACTTACAACATTTTGCCTTCGTTCGCTTCGAAGAGCCAACAACTCATTGTAGAGAGGAATAATACTATCCACACCTTCTTTGTTCAGCACCAACCGCACCTCTGCCGTGCTATCCTGTAGTTTGCATAACTCTTCCTTAATATTACCAACCGCCTCTGTTTCGCATTGCAACGGTTCTGGCGCTAGGGACAAAGGTCTACCGGAAGGAGCTCTGTAGGTAGTATCCGCCTCTGAAGAAGTTGGTGTTGCAACAAATGCAGTGTTCAACCCGATTTTAGCACCTGTTAGATCTAGTTCACTGAAAACCTGGCGCGTCCTCTCCATGGAATGTTGGATTGCGCCGAGCCACTCCGGTTCGTCATCCATGTAAGCGGCTGCAGAAGAGTCCGTCAATGCTTCCTTCACGTGCCCTGAAGGCGGTGGGCGCCTGGCCAATTCCAAGAGTCGTTGTGACAGGTTCAGAAGTGTGAGGTTGCCAGAAGAAGTTATTTGTCCCTCAACATCGTTACAAGCGCCTTGTGAAAGTTTGTTTTGGTAAGTCGAACCAGTAACTGAGTGGAAGAGCTCGGCGACAACGCCGGTCAACCGTCCAATTGCATCCGATTCCAAAATTTCCTCGGTGTTCGTGCCCGTGTCAATTTGCATACGCGATGCCTGTGCGAAGCTACAAGCGTTAGCATCTGAAGTTCGAGTTAAGCCAGCCTGGTTTCCTACTATATCCGCACCACTGCCCGCTGTGGATGAATAGGAAGAGTCACGTGGTGATGACGAGGAATGCGAATCTTCTATCACGTATACGTCACTGCTATTGCTGGACATCGACCTaactttctccttcccttttctaaTTGTAAATTTCTtcacacacattttttttttacaatagAAGGGAATGCAGCAACAAAATCTGGAAGTGGTTGACAAGACCCTCAAACAAGCAGGAAAACAAGACATGTTTTCAGAAAGGGAAATCGTTTCGTTCTGCTGTGAGGTGGAAGGGGAACTGTACGcgtaaaatatataaataatagCCAAACATTCACAAACTTTGCCGTCACTACCATACACCACTCATTAGAACCACTTCCGTTCACTTCAAGGATGTCCACTGAAGTGAACTGCACAAACTCATCCCGTAAATAGCACTAAAGCCTTCCTTACCCGTTGTGTGACAACGAAACACAACCCGTCACATTCCCATCGTCGGGTTTGCCATACAATTTTATTCTCAAAAATATCCAACAGAGACACAAGCAGGCAACATCAAATCAATCGCTGCGCGCAAAACGAAACGCGTGATATGCGTTCTTGCAAATGTTATGGTGGGGCATGAGACTGAGAAACGTCACCAACATGCAACTTATCATCAACACCTGAAATTCCTTGCGCCGTGCTACACCTAAACTCACTTTGCTCATTTAGAAGCTGCATAACACGCTCCCAccgttttctgttttcatcTGCTTGAGACCGCAGACCGGAAGATCCCAACTCTGTTATCACTTCATCTCCCCCGTCACCGCGTCCCAGCTTATGGGACAGCGATTGATCGAACGGCCGCTGCAGATCGGATTGCCGAACAATAAACTGCTGGTGCGTTTCACTGATATTCCATGGAGGGCTGTGATGGACCTTATTACCTTCATGCGTTCCATGAACATCTACCAACTGCGCCGATGACTGAGCGTGCCATTTAACCACACGCCGTTTGTCCCTTTCCACATCTTCAAGAGTTATATTATCCCAACGACTGTCACGAGCACGTTGTAAAACCACCTTCAACTCTTCGAACGGATCGCATGGCACCACCTCTCGGGTCCGCCACACGTACAGCGCTTTCGCATCATCGTAGTGGGCAGTGGCACTGAATTTTACATAACACCCCGGTGACACTTTCAAAGTATTGGATGATTTCTCCTTTCTGCAAACATCGCTCACTTGCGGACCAGTCCCGCCAGACGAAGTCAATGGGAACCAAACGCTCACACATTCCTCGTTGGAGGGAGAGAGGGGCGCAGCCGCGTCCATGGGCAGTTGAGATGTCCCTGATTTATCGGTGAAGGAGGCTCGAAACCACGAGGCTGGTGGGGATAACATCAACAGAAAACCATAGCCGCGCTGCGGGAAAACCTTTTCTACAACTCCAATGGCCTGCAGTGGTTGTAAACTGTGAAGGTGACCCACATGACGGAAGAAACATCTCCCAACGTTCGTAAGCCCCCTTTTAATCCACCGCTGAGTCATTTCTGCCTAACTGTTGGTACACACATGCAATAAAACGGCAGACGTAGTGGGACAAGACGTCACGATATTAAGTAGTTAAATAACAGCAGCTACCGTCGAAAGCACTATCTGGCACTTTCACGCGATAACGCTCAAAGCGGAGGAGCCAGTGACAATTTTCCTGAAATAATACGTGGTAGAACCCACTGCAACAAGTCCAAATCACAATCttaagcatatatatatatatatatatatttactggAAAACGACAAATCTGATATCAATTATAACTTTAGTCGGCAAGAAAATATCGATCACACGGCATCCAACCGCAACCACGAGCAGCAGCCAAGGCGACTTTTTTGTTGAGCCGCTGCTCCATCAAAGTATCCCGCGTAAAGACTTTTCACCTCTTGGCAAGATGTGTTAACCTCGGCTTCAGTTACAACATATCTCCCTAGTAAACGAAATATATCGGCATCAACAGAGGCTTGATCAGCATCTAAAGATCGTAATATGCAGTACGTCAGTGCTTTCTCCTGCAAAGCATTTGAGAAGTAATGAGGTAAGCCACACATCCCTCCATCAACAACTAATAAATCATGTGGGATTTTCTTCAGAGGCAGTGATGCGGAATATGGCGCATGCGACGGCAACTCTTTAGTGGCCCCAAGACAAACCATTCCCATCACTAAACTTCTACGACC
This window encodes:
- a CDS encoding monooxygenase, putative (Blast and PFAM similarity to monooxygenases and hydroxylases): MRVVIVGAGLSGLSLAAFLRRINIDCVVLEQSPFLRATYQPPYTLYANALSCFKAFELDDGFYTGDAISESHFGIQNERLQWLLRVRNRVVQLQALGQEDCVPLSTAPPANSDSTVSRRLAEELKQDLGCVPLRTTFSADYLRSILRKYVQEIRFNANVVDLRPHDGIKGGVHVVLDNGQTEWGDVVVGADGGHSTVRKLLYPDEYIGTSCRTLGMTQVDGYVELGDEPWPTGESPAEVWGKRRVLSCIPLQWDGRRHFAFSATLYDPPTEIVDVSKEMDPIELREVYRSLLRREFASFGGDITNTLSRAELAIPSELVEVPVMPRWYNKRAVLIGEAAHASLPSFLAQDASLCVEDAALLSTSLVDVPLCNDAGFEYAFRQFETVRRDRIEGYIRQSRRARRFTSLSHTWLRNGMLSVIPSLSLVWFQRWLANWSYSAQQLEVDPKIKMETAYRN